In Colletotrichum higginsianum IMI 349063 chromosome 3, whole genome shotgun sequence, a genomic segment contains:
- a CDS encoding Nuclear segregation protein has protein sequence MADTKQAPAAAADTKTETKTETKTRPTLPDEAEYQKKLKVAEKEHKDALDQLNAIKAKIDIAMPNKNKEQQSPTQKRRAELIAQANEIRQKQGAGKNARTSKLDQIKRLDEQLRSRIAEQKTARSKVNYKSVEEVDRQIEKLDSQVNSGTMKIVDEKKALAEISSLRKLRKNFSQFDDSQKQIDDLKSKIKEIKDSMEDPEAKAMSEQYNKIQAELDAIKAEGDEAYKNLSSLRDERSRLHNLQNEKYQAVKTIKDEYWQQRKAAQAYEREAREKARERRKAEQDRYHKERKKADAEKFLADASDPAYLEEIRRANSLLQFLDPTHKVEKAPLQADSGLSAQASRTVDDSGLKGMKIVSKKDRDDELFPAVKKGKKGKKGGASEEKAGKFNCPPSVVEDCAFLGIDPPMSQADVPAVAEKVKAKLEHWKSDQEAQTQRNIEKAKKQLEKLEADEANGVTSNGDAVEEVTKDLEETSVEEKA, from the exons ATGGCCGACACCAAGCAGGCACCTGCTGCGGCAGCAGACACCAAGACCGAGACCAAGACTGAGACCAAGACCCGTCCTACCTTGCCTGATGAGGCCGAATACCAGAAGAAGCTGAAGGTTGCCGAGAAGGAGCATAAGGATGCTCTCGATCAGCTG AacgccatcaaggccaagaTCGATATCGCCATGCccaacaagaacaaggagCAACAGTCCCCCACTCAGAAGCGCCGCGCCGAGCTCATTGCCCAGGCCAACGAGATTCGTCAGAAGCAGGGCGCCGGCAAGAACGCCCGTACCTCCAAGCTTGACCAGATCAAGCGCCTCGACGAGCAGCTCCGCTCCCGCATTGCCGAGCAGAAGACTGCCCGCTCCAAGGTCAACTACAAgagcgtcgaggaggtcgaccgCCAGATCGAGAAGCTCGATTCTCAGGTCAACTCGGGCACCATGAAGATtgtcgacgagaagaaggccctcgccgagatctCTTCTCTCCGCAAGCTGAGGAAGAACTTCTCCCAGTTCGACGACTCGCAGAAGCAGATTGACGACCTTAAGTCCAAGATTAAGGAGATCAAGGACTCGATGGAGGAccccgaggccaaggccatgtCCGAGCAATACAACAAGATccaggccgagctggacgccatcaaggccgagggcgacgaagcCTACAAGAACCTGTCCTCGCTCCGTGACGAGCGTTCGAGGCTCCACAACCTTCAAAACGAGAAGTACCAAGCCGTCAAGACCATTAAGGATGAGTACTGGCAACAGCGCAAGGCCGCCCAGGCCTACGAGCGTGAGGCTCGTGAGAAGGCCCGCGAGAGAAGAAAGGCCGAGCAGGACCGCTACCACAAGGAGCGCAAGAAGGCTGATGCCGAGAAGTTCCTCGCTGATGCCAGCGACCCCGCCTACCTGGAGGAGATTCGTCGCGCCAACAGCCTGCTCCAGTTCCTCGACCCCACCCACAAGGTCGAAAAGGCTCCTCTCCAGGCTGACAGCGGTCTCAGCGCCCAGGCTTCGCGTACCGTTGACGACTCCGGTCTCAAGGGCATGAAGATTGTTTCCAAGAAGGACCGTGATGATGAGCTGTTCCCCGCCGtcaagaaggggaagaagggcaagaagggcggcgcctccgaggagaaggccggcAAGTTCAACTGCCCGCCCTCCGTCGTTGAGGACTGTGCTTTCCTGGGTATCGACCCCCCTATGAGCCAGGCCGACGTtcccgccgtcgccgagaaggtcaaggccaagcTTGAGCACTGGAAGTCTGACCAGGAGGCCCAGACCCAGCGC AAcatcgagaaggccaagaagcagctcgagaagctcgaggcggacgaggccaacGGTGTCACCAGTAACGGCGAcgcggtcgaggaggtcaCCAAGGATCTCGAGGAGACCtccgtcgaggagaaggcaTAG